The segment GGGCGTTGCCGAGTTGCAACAGAAAATTCCTGTTGCGGTGGAACTGGTGCACCAAAACAACGCGGACAAGTACTTGTCGCAAGACAATGAGGACGCGAAGTGAATGCGACTCAGCATCGTTGGCTGGTTCGCTTGGCGATGGCGGTTGTGTTTTTGATCGTGATCACGATTTGGCCGTTGTTTCGAATCATTCCGCTGGAGCAAGCTGATCGTGTGTCCGCCGAGCAAACCACTCGGTTTGATGCGAGCGAATTCGTGCAACAATTTTGGACGGATTCACTCCTGCCATCCAAGAAGCATGCGACGGATGCGGAGGAATTGATCCGAGCGATTGAAACGGACCCGGCGACGGCGAAAGCGAAGTATGGGCGAAGTGTGGGGCTGAGCACGGCCTATCATTACTTCGTCTCCGGAGCCGGACGCGTGGTGCGGATTGAACGCAACTCGATTGGAATCGCGATCGATGCGGAGAGTGATGCGGCGCAAATCGTTTTGGAAACCGGGCCAGTGTTCGGCAACGTGATTCGCGACGGAACTGGTTTGCTCGACGTCAACGATTTTGCCAACTCGCGAGATTTCAACGCGGTATCGGGTGTGATCAACCGTCGGGTGGAATCCGAAGTGCTGCCGGAGTTGAAGTCGTACGCGGCGCCGGGAGCGTGGATCCTGTTTGTTGGTTGCGCCCGGATCTCCGACGAGGAAACGGACTTGGCACCCATGCGTGTCATTCCGTTCGACGTGGAGACACGGAAATGACGCCAAACGATTCTGTGTTGGAAGCCTGTTCGATTTCTAAATCGTTTCCCGGTGTCAAAGCCTTGGACGCGGTCGATTTGACTCTGCGGTCGGGGCGTTTGACGGCTTTGTTGGGGGAAAACGGAGCCGGAAAATCAACGCTGATGAAGATCTTGGCCGGGGTTCAGCCACCCGATGACGGTGCCTTGAAGTTGCATGGCGAATCGATCTCGCTGGCGAACCCCAAAGATGCTCTGGATCATGGCATTGCGATGATCCACCAAGAGCTGTGTTTGGTGCCGCATTTAAGTGTGGCGGAAAATCTGTTTCTCGGTCGCGAACCGGTTCGATTCGACACCCTGATCCACTACCGGGACATGAATCAGCGGGCGGCGATTTTACTGGAACGATTGGAACTGAACATCTCTCCGACCACGCCTGTCGGCAAACTGCGTGTGGGTCAACAACAACTAGTCGAAATTGCGCGTGCTTTCGCCGGTGACGTTCGCGTCCTGATCATGGACGAACCCACATCGGCGATCACGGAACACGAAACGCAGGTGCTGTTTCGTTGTATCGCGGATTTGAAAAAGCAGAACGTCGCGATTGTTTACATCACTCATCGTTTGGAAGAGCTGTCGTACATCGCGGACGACGTCGCGGTGATGCGAGATGGTCGAATGATCGGCACAGCGGATCACGGCGTTCACTCGCAAGACGAGTTGGTTCGAATGATGGCGGGACGCGACGTCCAGACTTCCGTTCGGTCAGCATCCGTGATGGATCAGGAAGCATTGCGAGTGGAAAACATCCGTTTGCCGCACCCAACTCGACCGGCCGACAAAGTGGTCGACCAAGTCAGCTTTCACGTCCGTCGCGGTGAGGTTTTCGGCATTTTTGGATTGATGGGGGCGGGCCGAACGGAGTTGCTCGAGTGCATCTTTGGGCTGCATCACGGCAGCAGCGAAGGAAGAGTGGTGGTCGGCGGAAACGAGGTGACGATGAGGTCACCTCAACACGCGATTCGTAGCGGGTTGGCGTTGGTTCCGGAGGATCGCAAGCAAGATGGTTTAGTACTTTCCATGACGGTCCAGGAAAACGCAAGTTTGGCCAGTTTGGATCGGGTCTCGCGTTGGGGATGGCTGAACGCATCCGGGGAAGAAAACCATGTTCGTCGTTTCATCGATCGTTTTCGCGTCAAGACGCCGTCGTTGCGAGAGAAGATCCTGAACCTAAGTGGTGGCAACCAACAGAAGGTGATTTTAGCGAAGTGGTTGGCAACCGATCCGACCGTTTTGATGCTGGACGAGCCGACGCGGGGAATCGACGTGCAGGCCAAGAATGAAATTTACGAATTGATCAACGAACTGACGGCCGAAGGATTGGCGGTGGTGATGGTGTCATCGGAGTTACCCGAGGTGATGGCGGTCTCGGACCGAGTGTTGGTGCTCTCGGAAGGCCGCGCGACCGCAGAATTTGAACGTCAAAGTGTCACCGACGAGGACGTCCTGCACGCTGCACTTCCTCGGAGGGCAGCCTCATGACGTGGAATCGCGAACAACTAGCGAAGTTTCAATCGATCGCTGCGTTGGTGGTGATGCTGATCGCGATGAGCGTACTGTCCGACAGCTTCCTGACTCCTGAAAACGGGTTGAATATCCTGCGGCAAATCTCAGTCAATCTGTGCCTCTCGATTGGTATGACGTTGATCATTCTGACGGCCGGAATTGATCTGTCCGTCGGTGCCATCCTGGCGTTCTCCGGTGCGATCGCGGCCGGGGTTTTGAAAAATGGACTGCGGCTGGACGGCCTGGGCGTTCAATTGGAGTTCACGGTCTTTGGGGCCATCGTTGCCGGTCTGTTGGTGGGATCGGCTTGTGGCATGTTCAACGGTGTGGCGATAACTTGGTTCAAGTTGCCGCCGTTTGTCGCCACTCTGGGTATGTTCAGCATTGCTCGAGGGTTGACCATGTTGTGGACCGGAGGGTTCCCCGTGACTGGTTTGGGGGAAACGTTCGGAGCCATCGGCACAGGAATGGTGCTGGGTGTGCCGGTGCCCGTATGGATCACCGCGGCTCTGGTGTTGGTGTTTGTCGTGCTGACCAAACGCATGCGTTTCGGCCGACATTTGTACGCCGTTGGTGGGAACGAACGAGCCGCGTTGCTGACCGGTTTGCCAGTCGATCGAATCAAGATTGCGGTCTACACCTTGGGTGGTTTGTTGTCGGGCGTGGCGGGTTTGATCGTCACGGCTCGTTTGGACTCGGCCCAGCCCAATGCGGGTTTGGGGTACGAGCTGGACTCGATTGCTGCGGTGGTCATCGGCGGCACATCGTTGTCGGGCGGACGCGGTAGCGTGATGGGAACGGTGGTCGGTTGTTTGATCATCGGCGTTCTCAACAACGGACTATTCTTGTTGAATGTCTCGCCGTTTTGGCAACAAGTTGTCAAAGGGTTTGTCATCCTCGCTGCGGTGGCGATCGATCGCATGAGTCAGCGGGGTCAGTCGGTATGAAAACAGCTCAGCAAACAAATCCTCAATCAAAATTGCCAATCAAAGGACACTTCGCTTGAATCGTAGCCGCATCACCGTCGTGGGATCCGCGAATGTGGATTTGACATTTCGGACGTCACGTTTGCCGTTGCCGGGCGAAACGTTGGCGGGCCAATCGCTGCATCAGGGCATGGGTGGCAAAGGAGCTAACCAAGCCGTCGTGGCGGCAAGGCTTGGTGCGGACGTGTCGTTCATTGCCAAGGTCGGCGACGACGGGTTTGGCCAGCAAGCCTTGGACGCTTACACCGCCGACGGGATCGATGTGTCGTTCGTCCAACGCGAACCCGACTGCCCGACGGGCACGGCGGCAATCATGGTCGATGATGACGCGGAAAATTGCATCATCGTTGTGGCGGGGGCCAATGCGAAATTGACCGCGGACGACGTTCAGTCGGCACGCGCGGCGATCGAGCAATCCGACGCGGTGCTTTGCCAATTGGAAACACCCGTCGAGGCGGCCATCAAAGCGTTTCGGATCGCTCGCGCGGCCGGGGTGCGAACCGTTTTGACGCCGGCACCCGCGAAATTGGTGACGGATGAGCTGTTGTCGCTATGCGATGTGTGTGTGCCCAACCGAACCGAGATCGCGGAGATGGTCGGTCAACCGGTGCGGTCCGATGCAGACGCGTCGTCCGCGGCGGAGTCACTTCGCAAACGCGGCGTCAAACAAGTCGCGTTGACCTTGGGCGGCGACGGAGTGTTGGTATTGGATGACTCGGGGATCCAACACGTTGCTTCCCACAAAGTCGACGCGGTGGACACGACCGGTGCGGGAGACTCGTTCACGGGAGCCTTGGCCGTGTCGCTGAGCGAGGGTTTGAGCTTGGTCGAAGCCGCTCGCAAAGCATCGATCGTGGCCGCGATCTCAGTCACTCGCATGGGAACACAAACCTCTTTTCCGACTCAAAAAGAGATTCAGCAATGGTTCGTCAATTGAATCAGCGAAACTTGTTCACAGCTTTGGTTGCAATCTGGAGCATTAGCAGTGTCGCGATCGTTGCGACCGCTGCGGAGCCGACCGTGCCGGCTTTTCCGGGGGCCGAAGGCTACGGCGCACAAACTCGAGGCGGCCGCGGTGGCAAAGTCATCGCCGTTACCAACTTAAACGAGTCTGGCCCGGGCAGTTTTCGCGAAGCCATTGAGGCGAAGGGGCCACGCACCGTCGTCTTTCGCGTTTCGGGAACCATCGAAGGCAAGTACAAGATCAAGAATGACTTCATCACCATCGCGGGACAGACCGCACCCGGCGATGGCATCTGCATTCGTGGCAGTCTGTCGATCGGTGCCAGTGAAGTGATCATTCGCTACGTACGTGTCCGTCCCGATCCTTCCATTGGCGAAGTCGATGCGATCACCAGTCGTTACAACAAGAACATCATTTTGGATCACGTCTCGGCGAGTTGGAGCAGTGACGAAGTCCTGACGGTTTATTGGAACGAGAACGTCACGATCCAGTGGTGCATGATCACCGAAGCTTGTGCCAAATTTGTCAACGGTAAGAACACGGGACATCGGTTCGGCGGTATCTGGGGG is part of the Rhodopirellula halodulae genome and harbors:
- a CDS encoding DUF2291 family protein yields the protein MNATQHRWLVRLAMAVVFLIVITIWPLFRIIPLEQADRVSAEQTTRFDASEFVQQFWTDSLLPSKKHATDAEELIRAIETDPATAKAKYGRSVGLSTAYHYFVSGAGRVVRIERNSIGIAIDAESDAAQIVLETGPVFGNVIRDGTGLLDVNDFANSRDFNAVSGVINRRVESEVLPELKSYAAPGAWILFVGCARISDEETDLAPMRVIPFDVETRK
- a CDS encoding sugar ABC transporter ATP-binding protein, whose protein sequence is MTPNDSVLEACSISKSFPGVKALDAVDLTLRSGRLTALLGENGAGKSTLMKILAGVQPPDDGALKLHGESISLANPKDALDHGIAMIHQELCLVPHLSVAENLFLGREPVRFDTLIHYRDMNQRAAILLERLELNISPTTPVGKLRVGQQQLVEIARAFAGDVRVLIMDEPTSAITEHETQVLFRCIADLKKQNVAIVYITHRLEELSYIADDVAVMRDGRMIGTADHGVHSQDELVRMMAGRDVQTSVRSASVMDQEALRVENIRLPHPTRPADKVVDQVSFHVRRGEVFGIFGLMGAGRTELLECIFGLHHGSSEGRVVVGGNEVTMRSPQHAIRSGLALVPEDRKQDGLVLSMTVQENASLASLDRVSRWGWLNASGEENHVRRFIDRFRVKTPSLREKILNLSGGNQQKVILAKWLATDPTVLMLDEPTRGIDVQAKNEIYELINELTAEGLAVVMVSSELPEVMAVSDRVLVLSEGRATAEFERQSVTDEDVLHAALPRRAAS
- a CDS encoding ABC transporter permease → MTWNREQLAKFQSIAALVVMLIAMSVLSDSFLTPENGLNILRQISVNLCLSIGMTLIILTAGIDLSVGAILAFSGAIAAGVLKNGLRLDGLGVQLEFTVFGAIVAGLLVGSACGMFNGVAITWFKLPPFVATLGMFSIARGLTMLWTGGFPVTGLGETFGAIGTGMVLGVPVPVWITAALVLVFVVLTKRMRFGRHLYAVGGNERAALLTGLPVDRIKIAVYTLGGLLSGVAGLIVTARLDSAQPNAGLGYELDSIAAVVIGGTSLSGGRGSVMGTVVGCLIIGVLNNGLFLLNVSPFWQQVVKGFVILAAVAIDRMSQRGQSV
- the rbsK gene encoding ribokinase translates to MNRSRITVVGSANVDLTFRTSRLPLPGETLAGQSLHQGMGGKGANQAVVAARLGADVSFIAKVGDDGFGQQALDAYTADGIDVSFVQREPDCPTGTAAIMVDDDAENCIIVVAGANAKLTADDVQSARAAIEQSDAVLCQLETPVEAAIKAFRIARAAGVRTVLTPAPAKLVTDELLSLCDVCVPNRTEIAEMVGQPVRSDADASSAAESLRKRGVKQVALTLGGDGVLVLDDSGIQHVASHKVDAVDTTGAGDSFTGALAVSLSEGLSLVEAARKASIVAAISVTRMGTQTSFPTQKEIQQWFVN